The genomic window GACCCCCGCGACGACGAAGCCTTCGGCCCCGATGCCGTGGCGGCCCTGCGGGGGGCGGTCGAGGACCTCGCCTGGCTGCTCGGGCGGGGATATGCCGTGGTCTCGTCGCTCAAGCTGGTCGGCGATCGCTGGCGCCTCACGGAGCGGCAGCGGATGGCGGTCCGTCGGGCGTCCTGCTCCGACGAGGCACGCGCGAGCCGGCTCGCACGCAGGCTACCCGCCGCGGCCCTGGCCGGTCAGGAGCTGCTCATCGACGGGTTCAACGTCCTGACCACCGTCGAGGCCGCCCTCGGAGGGGCGGTCGTGCTCGATTGCCGCGACCAGACGTTCCGCGACGTCGCCGGCCTCCATGGCTCCTATCGCAGGGTTGAGGAGACCTTGCCCGCGGCGAGGCTGCTCGGGGAGCGCCTCCGGGCGATCGGCGTGGCCCGTCCCCGATGGCTCTTCGACCGCCCCGTCTCCAACAGCGGA from Aquisphaera giovannonii includes these protein-coding regions:
- a CDS encoding DUF434 domain-containing protein, which produces MPDARTHRGPDPRDDEAFGPDAVAALRGAVEDLAWLLGRGYAVVSSLKLVGDRWRLTERQRMAVRRASCSDEARASRLARRLPAAALAGQELLIDGFNVLTTVEAALGGAVVLDCRDQTFRDVAGLHGSYRRVEETLPAARLLGERLRAIGVARPRWLFDRPVSNSGRIRAALLELAAEEGWAWSVELSDSPDRELRGAARAVATADAGILDRCGGWFNLARDAIEAGCPTARIVPLWA